The Psilocybe cubensis strain MGC-MH-2018 chromosome 7, whole genome shotgun sequence genome has a window encoding:
- a CDS encoding DnaJ-like protein subfamily C member 7 (DnaJ homolog subfamily C member 7) produces MVNKKSKKRQAAAAAATADSTSTPAANMATHSTESTASGSGSSSPHPPPTPTEPVEAASSPAVESVPEPEDIAVRAEKVKEKGNVAFKAGKYAEATELYTKAIEMNPLEPAYLTNRAASYMALKRFRPALEDCQVAVSLQAASPQPKTLLRLARCQLALGSSTPALSTIRSILALEPKNAQALQLRDKVQVLENHVKTFEAAREKKEWALARLALDKCLQAIEGEGGDIPSEWRYWRVELELSRGSWEAANIAANDALRLNPNSPDALTLRGLVLFLCGRLPQALSHVTSALRLDPGHEPAQKLRKRVKDVERLKEEGNVAFKSGKLAEALEKYGECLERIGEAEEEGKGGQIRATLLSNRATTLLKLERHEEALHDTDASLLLSPNSYKALRTRARINLHLEKFDAAIADFNSAIQQAQTEGSTTDAEVRGLKAELKKAEAALKRSKTKDYYKILGVSRGCSEAEIKKAYRRESLIHHPDKGGDEEKFKLVVEANAVLSDPKRRERYDMGEDEDGLNDGSSGFHGGGFGGMSPEDLESIFASFGGGGGARFGGGGFGGMGGGFGGGGRRGHSHSHHGFGF; encoded by the exons ATGGTGAacaagaaatcaaagaagcggcaagctgctgctgctgctgctaccGCTGATTCAACATCTACCCCCGCTGCCAATATGGCCACCCACAG CACTGAATCGACGGCGTCAGGCTCGGGTTCGAGCTCACCACACCCCCCACCGACGCCTACGGAGCCTGTTGAGGCTGCTTCTTCCCCAGCCGTAGAGAGTGTACCAGAACCAGAGGACATCGCAGTGCGCGCCGAAAAAGTGAAAGAGAAGGGCAACGTCGCTTTCAAAGCCGGAAAGTATGCAGAGGCCACGGAACTCTACACGAAAGCCATCG AGATGAACCCGCTGGAGCCTGCGTACCTCACGAATAGGGCCGCGTCGTACATGGCGCTCAAGCGCTTCCGGCCGGCTCTCGAGGATTGTCAGGTCGCTGTGTCGTTGCAGGCCGCCTCGCCACAGCCAAAAACTCTCTTGCGACTCGCGCGTTGCCAGCTTGCGCTTGGTTCCTCAACCCCCGCTCTGTCCACCATCCGCTCGATCCTTGCCCTCGAGCCGAAAAATGCCCAGGCACTGCAGCTGAGGGACAAAGTGCAGGTGCTAGAGAACCACGTGAAGACGTTCGAAGCGGCTCGGGAGAAGAAGGAGTGGGCGCTCGCAAGGCTAGCACTGGACAAGTGCTTGCAGGCGATCGAAGGCGAGGGCGGGGATATACCCTCTGAGTGGCGGTACTGGCGGGTCGAGCTTGAGCTGTCGCGCGGGAGCTGGGAGGCGGCGAATATTGCTGCAAA CGATGCACTGCGGCTAAATCCCAACTCACCCGATGCATTAACATTGCGTGGTCTCGTGCTGTTCCTGTGTGGCCGTCTTCCCCAGGCGCTCTCACACGTGACGTCTGCTCTGCGCCTTGATCCAGGACACGAGCCAGCACAGAAGCTACGCAAGCGTGTAAAAGATGTCGAGCGTCTAAAGGAGGAAGGAAACGTCGCGTTCAAGTCGGGTAAGTTGGCGGAGGCTCTGGAAAAGTATGGCGAATGTTTGGAG AGGATCGGAGAAGCggaagaggaagggaagGGCGGACAGATCCGTGCAACATTACTTTCAAACCGCGCAACCACATTACTAAAG CTGGAACGCCATGAAGAAGCCTTACATGATACCGACGCCTCCCTACTCCTCTCCCCCAACTCTTACAAAGCGCTACGCACACGCGCGCGTATCAACCTACATCTCGAAAAATTCGACGCTGCGATCGCAGACTTCAACTCTGCTATCCAGCAGGCGCAGACAGAGGGTTCGACGACGGACGCCGAGGTGCGCGGTCTGAAGGCCGAGCTCAAGAAGGCGGAAGCTGCGTTGAAGAGGAGCAAGACGAAGGACTACTACAAGATTTTGGGTGTGAGTCGGGGATGCAGTGAGGCAGAAATTAAGAAGGCGTATCGTAGGGAAAGTTTGATTCATCACCCTGACAAG GGTGGGGATGAAGAGAAGTTCAAGCTAGTCGTCGAAGCTAATGCTGTCCTATCCGACCCCAAACGGCGCGAACGATACGATATGGGCGAGGACGAAGACGGCCTGAACGACGGCTCCTCCGGCTTCCACGGTGGCGGCTTCGGTGGCATGAGCCCAGAAGATCTAGAGAGTATATTTGCGTCGTTCGGTGGCGGAGGCGGTGCAAGATTTGGCGGAGGCGGCTTTGGCGGGATGGGCGGAGGCTTTGGGGGCGGAGGCAGGAGAgggcattcgcattcgcatcaTGGATTTGGGTTCTAA
- a CDS encoding Short-chain dehydrogenase — translation MFRLAYPTLIQTRSSIRPLLLSTNRPIVRHSSAASSAESTHANGIVPVAVITGASRGIGRAIALQLARDGYDVALNDLPSNQMQLEGLSSEIIEQVGRRALVIPGDVSVEGDVRSLVDASTKTFGRLDVMVANAGIAVMEPLLQNKIEDWDRVIAVNLRGVYLCYKYAAQQMIEQGRGGRIIGASSVLGKVGNVAGIPLLGAYSAAKSGVRSLTQTAAGADDVIVLTVAQEWAQYGITVNAYAPGPVETDMRKPLPSFITPQEKQQTAENLHTVRGISLIPDEVIREAAERRMTKTDLGYLGTPEDIAGLVSFLASEKGRFITGQAVRHFITHIFIPRVSSLLFTFPFTDYD, via the exons ATGTTTCGATTGGCCTACCCCACATTAATCCAGACCCGCTCGTCGATTCGACCACTTCTCCTTAGCACTAACCGCCCCATCGTCCGCCATTCATCTGCAGCATCGTCGGCAGAATCTACCCATGCTAACGGTATTGTACCCGTTGCTGTAATCACCGGTGCATCCCGCGGGATAGGCCGTGCTATTGCGCTGCAGCTCGCCCGAGACGGGTACGACGTTGCACTCAACGACCTCCCCTCCAACCAAATGCAGCTGGAGGGCCTCAGCTCCGAGATAATTGAGCAGGTAGGCCGCCGGGCTCTGGTAATTCCTGGAGATGTGTCTGTTGAAGGTGATGTGAGGAGTTTGGTGGATGCGAGCACGAAGACTTTTGGAAGACTTGATGTT ATGGTAGCTAACGCAGGAATTGCTGTGATGGAACCACTACTTCAAA ATAAAATTGAAGATTGGGATAGAGTCATTGCCGTCAACCTTCGCGGGGTGTATCTCTGCTACAAATATGCCGCGCAGCAGATGATCGAGCAAGGGCGTGGGGGTCGTATCATTGGCGCATCATCAGTCCTTGGCAAAGTCGGCAA CGTTGCAGGCATTCCCCTCCTTGGCGCCTACTCAGCTGCAAAGTCTGGCGTGCGCAGCTTAACCCAGACTGCAG CCGGCGCTGACGATGTGATTGTGCTCACTGTAGCCCAGGAATGGGCGCAATACGGTATCACCGTCAACGCGTACGCACCAGGACCTGTGGAAACTGATATGCGTAAGCCACTTCCCTCTTTTATTACCCCTCAAGAAAAGCAACAAACTGCTGAAAACCTACATACAGTCAGAGGAATCTCCTTGATTCCTGACGAAGTCATCCGCGAAGCCGCAGAGAGA CGCATGACGAAAACGGATCTCGGATACCTGGGAACTCCAGAAGACATCGCTGGTCTAGTATCATTTTTGGCTTCAGAAAAGGGACGCTTTATCACAGGTCAAGCCGTACGTCATTTCATTACTCACATTTTCATACCTCGAGTCTCATCACTGCTATTCACATTTCCATTCACAGATTACGATTGA
- a CDS encoding Short-chain dehydrogenase, with amino-acid sequence MFQIFPSLVRLSASIRPCLYRSGRYNVPQFATVASYESTGHAGSVSPVAVVTGASRGIGRAIALQLARDGYDVALNDLPSNKIQLEGLSSEINEQTGQRTLVLPGDVSVEDDVKGLVEASTKDLGGVDVMIANAGVALLEPLLESNIDNWDRVVAVNLRGVFLCYKYAAQQMVKQGRGGRIIGRPFCGAYSATKFAVRSLTQTTAQELAQHGITVNAYAPGPIETDMISGIPMIPDEAIRHTIERLSDSEYTIRLQNLTKTDLGYVGSPQDVAGLVSFLVSDKGRFITGQAITIDGGMIYQ; translated from the exons ATGTTCCAAATTTTCCCCTCATTGGTCCGGCTTAGCGCCTCCATCAGACCGTGCCTCTATCGCTCAGGCCGCTACAATGTCCCTCAATTCGCAACGGTAGCATCGTATGAGTCCACAGGTCATGCAGGGAGCGTATCACCCGTCGCTGTGGTCACAGGCGCATCCCGTGGGATAGGCCGCGCCATCGCGCTTCAGCTCGCCCGAGACGGGTACGACGTCGCACTCAACGACCTGCCCTCCAACAAAATTCAGTTGGAGGGACTCAGCTCCGAGATCAATGAACAGACTGGCCAGCGAACACTCGTTCTTCCAGGAGATGTCTCTGTCGAAGATGACGTGAAAGGTTTAGTGGAGGCCAGCACGAAGGATTTGGGTGGGGTCGATGTA ATGATCGCTAACGCAGGGGTTGCTTTATTGGAGCCATTACTCGAAA GCAATATTGACAACTGGGACAGAGTCGTTGCTGTCAACCTTCGCGGGGTATTTCTCTGCTACAAGTACGCTGCACAGCAAATGGTCAAGCAAGGTCGCGGGGGGCGTATCATCG GTAGACCATTCTGTGGAGCCTACTCGGCCACAAAATTTGCCGTGCGCAGCTTAACTCAGACTACAG CGCAGGAGCTAGCACAGCATGGCATAACCGTCAACGCTTATGCACCGGGGCCTATAGAAACAGACATGA TAAGCGGCATCCCCATGATACCAGATGAAGCAATCCGCCACACAATAGAGAGG CTATCTGATTCTGAATATACAATTCGCCTTCAGAACCTGACCAAGACAGACCTCGGATATGTTGGAAGCCCGCAAGACGTTGCCGGCCTGGTGTCATTTTTGGTATCAGATAAAGGGCGTTTTATTACTGGCCAAGCT ATCACAATTGATGGTGGAATGATCTACCAATGA
- a CDS encoding Hercynylcysteine sulfoxide lyase, with the protein MAVSSRFYANDVPEFGHKMLKYFALDPDYINLNNGSYGTTPKPVQLAVDELTEKIEACPDLFHKFSYLPMLVESRARVASLIGAKTDEVVFVENASMGINTILRNFEWEEGDMIISCEFPYHMAPGLTSHFSTTYNAVSRTIQHISDVLPHPTSSVINLTFPTTHKEIIQQFRTHLRSHPAMPGRRRVVVIDSIVSNPGVLLPWKEMVQICKEERAWSVVDAAHSIGQEVGIDLTQSAPDFWVSHIVRSAIPTSALYSSPLEPVHYGFAKQFEWTGTIDWTRCLTVPDALDFRKWMGGEEKINAYCHDLAINGGKILAQIFGTSMMDPDGELTLNMVNVELPLSGNITAPLGVKMHASLLHKMLVEKKAFAALFYHNGRWWIRCSAQVWNESEDFEKIGKLWLQACKDVKEEFQLTR; encoded by the exons ATGGCCGTGAGCTCCAGATTTTATGCAAACGATGTGCCAGAGTTTGGTCACAAAATGCTCAAGTACTTTGCTTTGGACCCAGACTATATCAATCTGAACAACG GATCATATGGGACGACACCCAAACCTGTGCAGTTGGCCGTCGATGAGCTAACTGAGAAAATCGAAGCGTGTCCTGACCTATTTCACAAATTTTCATACCTCCCCATGCTCGTGGAGTCGCGGGCGCGAGTCGCATCTCTAATCGGTGCCAAAACCGACGAGGTTGTGTTCGTCGAAAACGCCTCCATGGGAATCAACACCATCTTGAGGAACTTTGAATGGGAAGAAGGGGACATGATCATATCCTGCGAGTTCCCTTATCACATGGCACCAGGACTTACTTCTCATT TTTCGACGACATACAATGCTGTATCACGCACAATTCAGCATATTAGCGATGTCCTCCCGCATCCCACATCAAGCGTTATAAACCTCACATTCCCCACTACACACAAGGAAATCATCCAGCAATTCAGGACCCACCTTCGTAGTCACCCTGCGATGCCAGGCAGAAGACGCGTCGTTGTCATCGACAGCATCGTATCCAACCCTGGCGTCCTCCTCCCATGGAAAGAAATGGTCCAGATATGCAAAGAGGAACGCGCATGGAGCGTCGTGGATGCAGCGCATTCCATTGGACAGGAAGTGGGAATCGACCTCACACAGTCTGCGCCGGATTTCTGGGTTTCG CACATCGTGAGGTCGGCAATACCCACTTCAGCTTTATATTCGAGCCCTCTCGAGCCCGTGCACTATGGGTTCGCCAAACAATTTGAAT GGACTGGAACAATCGATTGGACACGATGCTTAACGGTGCCAGATG CTCTTGATTTCCGAAAGTGGATGGGTGGTGAAGAGAAGATAAACGCGTATTGCCACGATCTCGCAATAAACGGCGGAAAAATCCTCGCTCAAATATTCGGAACGAGTATGATGGACCCTGACGGGGAACTCACTTTAAACATG GTCAATGTGGAACTCCCTTTGTCAGGGAACATAACTGCACCACTTGGTGTCAAAATGCATGCTAGCCTTCTCCACAAAATGCTGGTCGAAAAGAAGGCATTCGCTGCACTATTTTACCACAACGGCAGGTGGTGGATACGTTGTAGTGCACAGGTCTGGAATGAG TCGGAAGATTTTGAGAAAATTGGCAAGTTGTGGCTCCAAGCTTGCAAAGACGTGAAAGAAGAATTCCAACTGACCAGATAA
- a CDS encoding Mannose-6-phosphate isomerase gives MSSVQAVFKIIPTTQQYDWGKIGKDSKVAQFASASQIPGFAIDEGSPYAELWMGTHPKSPSHVRSSNQVLSEYLEQHSELIGTPIIEKFDAANGNLPFLFKVLSIAKALSIQTHPDKKTAEQLHVQFPDIYKDPNHKPEMALAITPFQALCGFRPLPEIAAYLNSTPELRSMLPAAIVDEFLKISNSTTPEGGAEKAALKNVFASLMMADEETVKAKVDTLMTRYNSGETHAGEDPDIVKLVLLLGKQFPGDIGIFCAYVLNYVVLRPGEAIFLGAGEPHAYVSGECIECMANSDNVIRAGLTPKLRDVPNLVSGLTYTASPPTKHVVYTKPFRNASRASVLYDPPIPEFSVVRVKIPEGSTKESEVHPPLGGPSVIIVTEGQGQVSWNDDAESLDVSLGDVFFVGAATKVKFTIKGDETFVIYRAFVEAG, from the exons ATGTCTTCAGTGCAGGCTGTATTCAAGATCATACCCACCACTCAGCAATACGACTGGGGAAAGATCGGCAAGGATTCCAAAGTCGCCCAGTTCGCGTCGGCCTCGCAAATTCCAGGCTTTGCTATCGATGAGGGATCGCCATATGCAGAG TTATGGATGGGTACGCACCCAAAGTCTCCGTCGCATGTACGATCCTCGAATCAAGTTCTGTCCGAGTACTTGGAACAACATTCAGAACTCATCGGCACTCCCATAATCGAAAAGTTCGACGCCGCGAACGGAAATCttccatttctcttcaaaGTTCTGTCAATTGCAAAGGCGTTGAGTATCCAGACTCACCCTGACAAAAAGACGGCGGAACAATTGCATGTTCAATTCCCGGATATCTACAAGG ATCCCAACCATAAACCCGAGATGGCGCTCGCGATAACGCCATTTCAAGCTCTGTGCGGGTTCCGACCTCTTCCTGAAATAGCAGCGTACTTGAATAGTACACCGGAGTTAAGGTCCATGCTGCCAGCCGCTATTGTCGATGAATTTCTTAAGATATCCAACTCAACAACACCGGAGGGTGGCGCCGAGAAAGCGGCATTGAAGAATGTATTTGCCTCGCTAATGATGGCCGACGAGGAGACAGTCAAGGCCAAGGTCGATACCTTGATGACACGTTACAACTCTGGGGAAACGCACGCTGGGGAGGACCCAGACATCGTGAAGCTTGTGTTGCTGTTGGGGAAACAGTTCCCCGGGGATATTGGGATCTTCTGTGCCTATGTTCTTAACTACGTCGTTCTGAGGCCTGGTGAAGCCATCTTCCTTGGAGCGGGAGAACCCCACGCATACGTATCCGGAG AATGCATTGAATGCATGGCCAATTCGGATAACGTTATTCGGGCGGGCCTTACTCCTAAGCTGCGCGACGTCCCAAACCTCGTTTCTGGACTCACGTATACTGCCTCTCCGCCAACCAAGCACGTCGTTTATACCAAACCATTCCGAAACGCATCACGCGCGTCCGTATTATACGATCCTCCTATACCCGAATTCTCTGTCGTCAGGGTCAAGATACCAGAAGGCAGCACAAAGGAGTCGGAAGTCCATCCACCTCTTGGAGGGCCTAGTGTTATTATCGTCACGGAAGGACAAGGGCAGGTGAGTTGGAATGATGATGCCGAGTCCCTGGATGTCAGTCTTGGGGATGTATTTTTTGTCGGAGCTGCTACAAAGGTCAAATTCACAATTAAAGGTGACGAAACTTTTGTCATCTACCGTGCGTTTGTGGAGGCTGGATGA
- a CDS encoding Hercynylcysteine sulfoxide lyase, producing MTQLDSQSYKQDTPVFGHNMLQYYTLDPDYINLNNGSYGTTPLPVQRAVVELQAKIESKPDLFHRVLFQPMLIEVRERLASLIGAKTDEVVLVTNASMGLNVVLRNIDWEEGDIIIAFTTTYNSISRTAAYLSDKPPHPTITVIDLAFPMTHNDIINKFKAHLEAHPAKPNKKRVAIIDSIVSNPGVLLPWQELVNICKDSGVWSVVDAAHSIGQEVGLNLSEIAPDFWISNCHKWLSAKRSCAVLYVPERNQHIVRSSIPTSAYYISPQDRHGQPNFVKQYEWNGTIDYTAYLTVKDALEFRNWMGGEEKINDYCHNLAITGGRRMAEIMETEVMDPSGELTLNMVNVELPLPGDVSEAVGTKMHASLQHKMLLEQNAYSAHFYHNGRWWTRCSAQVWNELDDFEKIAQKWVQACKEVKEELGLGDGK from the exons ATGACTCAACTAGATTCTCAGTCTTACAAACAGGATACACCCGTATTCGGGCACAATATGCTCCAGTACTACACTCTGGATCCAGATTACATCAATCTGAACAATG GATCATATGGAACGACCCCTCTCCCAGTCCAACGTGCTGTGGTTGAGCTGCAAGCCAAGATTGAGTCAAAACCAGACCTGTTCCATCGAGTTTTGTTTCAACCGATGCTCATAGAGGTGCGAGAGAGGCTGGCAAGTCTTATCGGGGCGAAGACGGACGAGGTTGTGCTCGTCACCAACGCATCAATGGGCCTCAACGTTGTCCTGCGGAACATAGATTGGGAAGAAGGGGACATCATCATCGCAT TCACCACGACGTACAACTCGATATCACGGACTGCCGCCTATCTGAGCGACAAGCCGCCCCACCCGACAATAACAGTGATAGACCTCGCGTTTCCGATGACTCATAACGACATCATTAATAAATTCAAGGCCCACCTGGAAGCACACCCAGCcaaaccaaacaaaaagCGCGTTGCAATTATTGACAGTATCGTATCCAACCCCGGTGTCTTGCTTCCGTGGCAAGAGTTGGTCAATATTTGTAAAGATTCAGGAGTTTGGAGTGTCGTTGATGCAGCACATTCCATCGGACAAGAAGTCGGACTGAACTTGTCAGAAATCGCTCCAGATTTTTGGATATCT AATTGCCACAAATGGCTCTCTGCAAAGAGATCCTGTGCAGTTCTATACGTTCCCGAGCG AAACCAGCACATTGTCCGGTCATCGATACCTACTTCGGCATATTACATCTCACCTCAGGATCGTCATGGTCAACCAAACTTTGTCAAGCAATATGAAT GGAACGGCACGATAGACTACACGGCGTATCTGACTGTGAAGGATG CCCTGGAATTTCGAAACTGGATGGGCGGTGAGGAAAAGATCAACGACTATTGCCACAACCTTGCAATCACTGGTGGACGGCGAATGGCAGAAATCATGGAGACAGAGGTTATGGACCCCAGCGGTGAACTTACGCTGAACATG GTAAATGTCGAGCTTCCGCTTCCAGGCGATGTCAGCGAGGCAGTAGGTACAAAGATGCATGCCAGCTTGCAACATAAAATGCTATTGGAGCAAAACGCGTACTCTGCACACTTTTATCACAATGGAAGGTGGTGGACTAGATGTAGCGCCCAGGTTTGGAACGAG TTGGATGATTTTGAAAAGATTGCGCAGAAATGGGTGCAAGCTTGTAAGGAAGTCAAAGAGGAACTTGGTCTGGGAGATGGAAAATGA
- a CDS encoding fatty-acyl coenzyme A oxidase, with translation MHPTINVLATLSAASTVVFAALGPSTDLVIGNKAISPDGFTRSAVLAGGSADTIQFPGPAITAQKGEAFSINVIDQLTDTSMLTTTSIHWHGFFQENTSWADGPVGVNQCPISPGHSFLYQFSDPNQAGTYWYHSHHAAQYCDGLRGPMVVYDPQDPHLDKYDVDDESTIITLSDWYHTPSPSAGTLPKSDATLINGVGRYTGGPAVPLTVITVEQNKRYRFRLVSMSCDPNFTFNIDGHNMTIIEVDGVNVKPLVVDSIQIFAGQRYSFVLNATQAQGGNYWIRAKPNLANSIGFDGGLNSAILRYSGSPEVEPTTALSLSNPLVETNLHPLDGPGVPGVAQQGAADVNLNLAITFNGKAFAVNGATFQPPTLPVLLQILSKQFTPQQLLPSGSVYPLPANSVVELSLPGGAAGSPHPFHLHGHNFHVIRSAGSTQYNYVDPVIRDVVNIGSAGDNVTIRFATDNAGPWILHCHIDWHLQLGLAVVFAEDISTIENSQHPPAYDDLCPTYNALPPQTFN, from the exons ATGCATCCTACAATTAACGTTTTGGCTACTTTGTCTGCTGCATCCACCGTGGTATTTGCTGCACTAGGCCCCTCCACTGATTTGGTCATAGGAAATAAAGCTATCTCACCCGATGGTTTTACTCGCTC TGCAGTGTTAGCGGGTGGATCTGCAGATACAATACAGTTTCCCGGCCCAGCTATAACAGCTCAGAAA GGAGAGGCATTCAGCATCAATGTCATTGACCAGCTAACCGACACGTCAATGTTAACGACTACAAGTATT CATTGGCAtggatttttccaagaaaaCACTAGTTGGGCAGACGGCCCCGTGGGGGTGAACCAATGCCCTATATCTCCCGGGCACTCCTTTTTGTACCAATTTTCCGACCCAAATCAAGCGGGAACCTATTGGTATCACTCTCATCATG CTGCCCAATACTGCGATGGCCTCCGAGGACCAATGGTCGTATATGACCCACAAGACCCCCATTTGGACaa ATATGATGTTGACGATG AGTCGACAATCATTACGCTCTCTGACTG GTATCACACTCCTTCTCCTTCGGCTGGAACCCTCCCGAAATCAGACGCGACATTGATTAATGGGGTTGGAAGATATACCGGCGGACCTGCTGTGCCTCTTACAGTCATCACAGTAGAACAAAATAAGCGCTATCGCTTCCGTTTAGTGTCTATGTCGTGCGATCCAAACTTCACATTCAATATTGATGGCCATAACATG ACTATTATTGAAGTTGACGGTGTCAACGTCAAGCCTCTCGTTGTGGACTCTATTCAAATATTTGCAGGACAGCGCTATTCCTTTGTGTTGAATGCCACTCAAGCACAGGGGGGAAACTATTGGATTCGTGCCAAACCGAATCTCGCAAATAGCATCGGGTTTGATGGAGGGCTCAACTCGGCCATCCTGCGATACTCAGGATCTCCTGAAGTTGAGCCTACCACCGCTCTCTCCCTTAGCAATCCCCTAGTAGAGACTAACCTCCACCCGCTTGACGGCCCTGGCGTGCCAGGGGTTGCTCAACAAGGGGCAGCAGATGTCAACCTAAATCTTGCCATCACATTCAACGGTAAAGCCTTTGCCGTGAATGGTGCGACCTTCCAGCCACCTACTCTCCCCGTTCTGCTTCAAATCCTGAGCAAGCAATTCACGCCTCAGCAACTCCTTCCATCTGGAAGTGTTTACCCACTACCAGCCAACAGCGTCGTTGAGCTCTCCTTACCGGGTGGCGCAGCAGGAAGCCCGCACCCGTTCCATCTTCATGGA CACAATTTCCATGTCATTCGAAGCGCTGGAAGCACACAGTACAACTACGTTGACCCTGTCATACGTGATGTGGTTAATATTGGGAGCGCAGGCGATAATGTTACCATTCGCTTTGCCACGGACAATGCTGGTCCATGGATTCTACACTG CCACATCGATTGGCACCTCCAGCT CGGTCTTGCTGTTGTTTTTGCCGAGGACATCTCAACTATTGAAAATAGCCAACATCCTC CGGCCTATGATGACCTATGTCCAACCTATAATGCTCTACCTCCTCAGACGTTTAATTAA